One window of Microbacterium sp. Root61 genomic DNA carries:
- a CDS encoding LPXTG cell wall anchor domain-containing protein, with translation MATVTSGNYVNDDDACQNVHFDDVGIVKTTQGVDGPVESDGTFKYVLTVTNHGTRAATNVKVSDPVPGRLTVTGIDFANAPGWSNDHLPLFVGEGNTVDLTGPASFGVGATAEIVLTVKVNPVPVPEIPNLNEGDPVPTPALPQSTLVNQACVDADVDSDPSNDCDSVTVETKDIAAIVYTRCVGDAPLIGFVVAKTPNLAALPVDFTWTPNFPQSGTAPANVEKQYPGGTATVSDEFAWVGTAFTPSGISIDYPGWRGLTAADYAPGGGYYIPGTTDVMTPADEEEMIFNGLIFDPSELDYAWRNTTTVVLSVNPSMTFTVEYPDATPECFVARHTEVQIEKTASVEKTDPGKSFTYTLAAANVSDDSAADGVVVTDTIPADLKITDVSWTGKGDANVFPNWSTCAVSGQNGAGYGGTLTCELFGPLQPAGSGLGASAAPTITLSATVNASSKASVITNVGVVDYYTFGDPTDTGRDADDAVVLLSGLPATGGSALTPLILLGFLALLGGTMTVFMIRRRRGDPKPQL, from the coding sequence ATGGCGACCGTCACCTCCGGCAACTACGTCAACGACGATGACGCGTGCCAGAACGTGCACTTCGACGACGTCGGGATCGTGAAGACGACCCAGGGTGTCGACGGGCCGGTGGAGTCGGATGGCACGTTCAAGTACGTGCTCACCGTGACCAACCACGGCACGCGCGCAGCGACCAACGTGAAGGTGAGCGACCCTGTCCCGGGACGCCTCACCGTCACCGGCATCGACTTTGCGAATGCTCCCGGATGGTCGAACGACCACCTCCCACTCTTCGTGGGCGAGGGCAACACGGTCGACTTGACCGGCCCGGCCAGCTTCGGGGTGGGTGCGACGGCCGAGATCGTGCTGACGGTGAAGGTGAATCCGGTGCCTGTGCCGGAGATCCCGAACCTGAACGAGGGCGATCCGGTGCCGACGCCAGCGCTGCCGCAGAGCACGCTGGTGAACCAGGCGTGTGTCGATGCGGACGTCGACAGCGACCCGAGCAACGACTGCGACAGTGTCACGGTCGAGACGAAGGACATCGCGGCGATCGTTTACACGCGCTGTGTCGGGGATGCTCCGCTGATCGGTTTCGTTGTCGCTAAGACCCCGAACCTGGCTGCGCTGCCCGTCGACTTCACCTGGACGCCGAACTTCCCGCAGTCGGGCACGGCCCCGGCCAACGTCGAGAAGCAGTACCCGGGTGGGACGGCGACTGTTTCGGATGAGTTCGCGTGGGTGGGCACGGCGTTCACCCCGTCGGGGATCTCGATCGACTACCCGGGATGGCGGGGGCTCACTGCCGCGGACTATGCGCCCGGTGGCGGGTACTACATCCCGGGCACGACCGATGTGATGACGCCGGCCGATGAGGAGGAGATGATCTTCAACGGTCTCATCTTCGATCCGAGCGAGTTGGACTACGCGTGGCGGAACACGACCACTGTGGTGCTCTCGGTGAACCCGTCGATGACGTTCACGGTGGAGTACCCCGACGCGACGCCGGAGTGCTTCGTGGCTCGCCACACCGAGGTGCAGATCGAGAAGACCGCGAGTGTGGAGAAGACCGATCCTGGCAAGTCGTTCACGTACACGTTGGCTGCGGCGAATGTCAGCGATGACTCGGCCGCTGATGGTGTGGTCGTGACGGACACGATTCCCGCTGATCTGAAGATCACGGATGTGTCGTGGACGGGTAAGGGCGACGCGAACGTGTTCCCGAACTGGTCGACCTGCGCGGTGTCGGGCCAGAACGGGGCGGGGTATGGCGGAACGCTCACGTGTGAGTTGTTCGGTCCGTTGCAGCCGGCCGGTTCCGGCCTCGGTGCCTCGGCTGCTCCGACGATCACGTTGTCGGCGACGGTGAACGCCTCATCCAAGGCGAGTGTGATCACCAATGTGGGCGTAGTGGACTACTACACGTTCGGCGACCCGACCGATACCGGTCGGGATGCGGATGACGCGGTTGTGCTGCTCTCGGGCCTGCCGGCCACGGGTGGCTCCGCATTGACTCCGCTGATCCTGCTCGGGTTCCTGGCTCTGCTGGGTGGGACGATGACGGTCTTCATGATCCGTCGCCGTCGTGGGGATCCCAAACCCCAGCTGTGA